Proteins from a single region of Chloroflexota bacterium:
- a CDS encoding PadR family transcriptional regulator codes for MPNRSPLDPLPLPVAQLHILLALAPGDKHGYAIMREVEALTNGAVTMGPGTLYGAVKKMLKSELVEESDERPDPELDDQRRRYYRITGLGKRVLDAEINRMERLVHAARLIQATATRRPSA; via the coding sequence TTGCCGAATCGAAGCCCCCTGGATCCGCTTCCTCTCCCCGTCGCCCAGCTTCACATCCTGTTGGCCTTGGCGCCTGGCGACAAGCACGGCTACGCGATCATGCGAGAGGTCGAGGCTTTGACCAATGGAGCGGTCACGATGGGCCCCGGCACGCTGTACGGGGCTGTGAAGAAGATGCTGAAGTCGGAGCTTGTCGAGGAGAGCGACGAACGGCCAGACCCCGAACTGGACGATCAGCGTCGCCGCTACTACCGGATCACCGGTCTTGGCAAGCGTGTGCTCGACGCTGAGATCAACCGCATGGAGCGGCTGGTGCATGCCGCCAGGTTGATACAGGCGACCGCCACGCGAAGGCCCAGTGCCTGA